One region of Epilithonimonas zeae genomic DNA includes:
- a CDS encoding DMT family transporter — protein sequence MSSKTVIAICIVAIVWGTTFLGIKIGVETVPPWFVAGFRQFLASLVLLPILIYTKNLKWIGWRNFRIQITLSSLMLIGANGLTTVAEENLTSSLTSLISALSPVFIFIASMAIGMEKFTYRTMIGLLMGFFGVLFIFWDGINDLMNPDYRLGLLILIIALMCWGLGTIYTKKINVENNNLFLNLFYQFAWAGIIQLIFAFSFSETIDTSTWSVKSISAIIYLAVFGSVLAFFSYHYLLRTLLPTQVSILSYVNTIISIFLSWLILGETISAKFIIATACIIGGVFIINYKPEMLKFRLVQKYLKQ from the coding sequence TTGAGTTCAAAAACCGTTATTGCAATTTGCATTGTCGCTATCGTTTGGGGAACGACTTTCCTCGGCATCAAAATAGGAGTAGAAACTGTTCCACCGTGGTTTGTTGCGGGATTTCGTCAGTTTTTGGCCTCACTTGTTTTGTTGCCAATTTTGATTTATACCAAAAATCTGAAATGGATTGGCTGGAGAAATTTTAGAATTCAAATCACTCTTTCATCATTAATGCTAATTGGCGCTAATGGATTGACAACAGTTGCAGAGGAAAATCTAACGAGTAGTTTAACCTCATTGATCAGTGCACTTTCGCCAGTTTTCATCTTCATTGCAAGTATGGCTATTGGAATGGAAAAATTCACTTATCGGACTATGATTGGGCTTTTGATGGGATTTTTTGGTGTGCTTTTCATTTTTTGGGATGGCATTAATGACCTGATGAATCCTGATTACAGATTAGGACTGCTGATTTTGATTATCGCATTGATGTGTTGGGGATTAGGAACCATTTATACCAAAAAGATAAACGTCGAGAATAACAATCTCTTTCTAAATCTATTTTATCAATTTGCCTGGGCAGGAATTATCCAGTTGATTTTTGCTTTTTCATTTTCAGAAACAATTGATACATCAACTTGGTCTGTAAAAAGTATTTCCGCAATTATTTATTTAGCTGTTTTCGGGTCTGTATTAGCTTTTTTCTCTTATCATTATCTGCTGAGAACGTTGCTTCCAACACAGGTTTCTATTCTGTCTTATGTTAACACAATCATCAGTATTTTCCTCAGCTGGCTGATTCTGGGAGAAACAATCTCAGCAAAATTCATTATTGCTACAGCTTGTATCATCGGTGGCGTTTTCATCATTAATTACAAACCTGAAATGCTGAAATTCAGGTTGGTTCAAAAATATTTGAAACAATAA
- the purE gene encoding 5-(carboxyamino)imidazole ribonucleotide mutase yields MVGIIMGSQSDLPIMQQAADFLKSLEIPYELTIVSAHRTPERMFDYAKTAKNRGLKVIIAGAGGAAHLPGMVASCTTLPVIGVPILSSNSIDGWDSVLSILQMPSGIPVATVALNGAANAGILAAKIIGTADSEVSERLQKYQDSLKDKVLGTVEDIKKQHPNQFDK; encoded by the coding sequence ATGGTCGGAATAATAATGGGCAGCCAAAGCGATTTGCCAATAATGCAACAAGCTGCAGATTTTCTAAAATCTCTGGAAATACCTTACGAGCTAACAATCGTTTCTGCACACAGAACTCCGGAGCGAATGTTTGATTATGCAAAGACAGCGAAAAACAGAGGTTTGAAAGTTATCATCGCCGGAGCTGGTGGTGCGGCGCATCTTCCCGGGATGGTTGCCAGTTGTACCACTTTGCCTGTAATTGGTGTTCCTATTTTGTCCAGTAATTCTATCGATGGTTGGGATTCTGTTTTATCGATTCTTCAGATGCCTTCCGGTATTCCTGTTGCAACGGTTGCTCTGAATGGCGCTGCCAATGCCGGAATTCTTGCCGCAAAAATAATTGGAACTGCCGACTCAGAAGTTTCTGAAAGATTACAAAAATATCAGGATTCATTGAAAGATAAAGTTCTAGGAACAGTTGAAGATATCAAGAAGCAACACCCGAATCAGTTTGATAAATAG
- a CDS encoding prephenate dehydrogenase gives MKIGIIGTGLIGGSIALKLKEKNFAEFVYGIDQNKENLNKALELNIIDEKADFEAGVKNSELIIISIPVDSAKKILPDVLDLINEKQVVMDVGSTKSGIVDSIKNHPNRKRFVAFHPMWGTENSGPNAATKDSFTGKAAVICNKEESDKNALEIVEQVINTLEMHPIYMNADGHDIHTAYISHISHITSYALANTVLEKEREEDTIFQLASSGFSSTVRLAKSHPEMWVPIFRQNKENVLDVLNEHISQLRKFKSALEKENFDYLEELIVNANKIRGILDK, from the coding sequence ATGAAAATAGGAATAATTGGAACCGGATTAATTGGAGGTTCCATTGCATTGAAATTAAAAGAAAAAAACTTTGCAGAATTTGTTTACGGAATTGACCAAAATAAAGAAAATCTAAACAAAGCTCTCGAACTCAATATCATTGATGAAAAAGCTGATTTTGAAGCAGGAGTCAAGAATTCTGAATTAATTATTATTTCAATTCCGGTAGACTCTGCTAAAAAAATATTACCTGATGTTTTGGATTTGATTAATGAAAAACAAGTCGTGATGGATGTTGGTTCTACAAAATCCGGAATTGTAGACTCTATCAAAAATCATCCAAACAGAAAACGATTTGTGGCTTTTCATCCAATGTGGGGAACCGAGAATTCTGGACCGAATGCTGCAACCAAAGACAGTTTTACAGGAAAAGCAGCCGTAATTTGTAATAAAGAAGAATCTGACAAAAACGCTTTAGAGATTGTAGAACAAGTCATCAATACTTTAGAAATGCATCCTATTTATATGAATGCTGACGGACACGATATTCACACGGCTTATATTTCGCACATTTCGCATATTACATCTTATGCATTAGCCAATACCGTTTTAGAAAAAGAACGTGAAGAAGACACAATTTTCCAGTTAGCAAGTTCTGGTTTTTCTAGTACTGTTCGTCTGGCAAAATCTCATCCGGAAATGTGGGTCCCGATTTTCCGTCAAAACAAAGAAAATGTTTTAGATGTTTTGAACGAACATATTTCGCAGCTTAGAAAATTCAAATCTGCTTTGGAGAAAGAGAATTTTGATTATTTGGAGGAATTAATTGTAAATGCGAATAAGATTCGAGGAATTTTGGATAAATAG
- a CDS encoding cation:proton antiporter has protein sequence MKKYRNIIFYVLTIAFFSCLMYWFFVEGKTLEIGESIAPTKATGGTMWDTFATSFLENLHHPLALLLAQIVTIIVVAKFFGWICVKLKQPSVIGEMIAGIVLGPSLVGLYFPEFSAFMFPKESLPNLQFLSQIGLILFMYIVGMELDLSVLRKKAHDAVVISHASIIIPFALGVGLAYFIYKEFAPDGIQFSSFALFMAIAMSITAFPVLARIVQERNLHKTKIGTVVITCAAADDITAWCILAAVIAVVKAGSFSGSIFVIIMAIVYVFLMIRLVKPFLTRIAESQKGKGFINKALVAVFFLILIISSYLTEVIGIHALFGAFMAGAIMPENVKFRNLFIEKVEDVALVLLLPLFFVFTGLRTQIGLLNDPHLWKIGGLIILTAVIGKFVGSALTAKFLRLNWKDSLTIGALMNTRGLTELIVLNIGYDLGVLGPELFAMLVIMALFTTFMTGPSLDIINYFFKGKKSSLEEDYNENDEKYKVLLSFETPESGSTLLKLADNFTHKMNGNKSVTAMNIAPLDELHAFDIEDYEKELFEDVIDTSQALKLEVTTLFKASTDTQSDLVNITNKGNYDLLLIMLGKSIYEGTLLGKLLGFTTKIINPSKLLNTVTGKSYIFNNSPFDDFTLSIIDKTNIPVGIMVDKNFESADRIFIPIFDLSDFYLVEYAKRLINNNDSQVIILDAAGQIRKNTEIRELIRNIEHIAPNHITLYNEKTIEKEFLESQDLMLISSKSWKNLIDTKSLWLSDIPSTLIVSNP, from the coding sequence ATGAAAAAGTATAGAAATATTATCTTTTACGTCCTTACAATAGCGTTTTTCTCTTGTTTGATGTATTGGTTTTTTGTAGAAGGAAAAACTTTGGAAATTGGAGAAAGTATTGCACCGACTAAGGCAACTGGTGGAACGATGTGGGACACTTTCGCTACATCATTCTTAGAAAATCTACATCATCCATTGGCACTTCTTTTGGCACAAATTGTTACCATAATTGTTGTTGCTAAGTTTTTCGGATGGATTTGTGTTAAGCTGAAACAACCATCTGTAATTGGCGAAATGATTGCTGGTATTGTTCTTGGACCATCACTTGTAGGATTATATTTCCCTGAATTTTCAGCGTTTATGTTCCCAAAAGAATCGCTTCCTAACTTACAATTTCTAAGTCAGATCGGATTGATTCTCTTTATGTATATCGTAGGGATGGAGCTGGATTTGAGCGTTTTGAGAAAAAAAGCACACGATGCGGTTGTTATCAGCCACGCAAGTATTATCATTCCATTTGCTTTAGGTGTTGGACTAGCTTATTTTATTTATAAAGAATTCGCGCCGGACGGAATTCAATTCAGTTCGTTTGCCTTATTTATGGCGATTGCGATGAGTATCACAGCATTTCCAGTTCTTGCAAGAATTGTTCAGGAACGGAATCTCCATAAAACTAAAATAGGAACAGTTGTAATCACTTGTGCAGCAGCCGATGACATTACCGCTTGGTGTATTTTGGCTGCGGTAATTGCAGTTGTAAAAGCTGGCTCTTTTTCGGGTTCTATTTTTGTCATTATAATGGCAATTGTCTACGTTTTCTTGATGATAAGATTGGTTAAACCTTTCCTTACAAGAATCGCCGAATCACAAAAAGGAAAAGGATTCATCAACAAAGCATTGGTAGCCGTTTTCTTTTTGATACTAATTATCTCATCTTATTTGACAGAAGTTATCGGGATCCATGCACTTTTCGGAGCGTTTATGGCTGGAGCGATAATGCCAGAAAATGTGAAATTCAGAAACCTTTTCATCGAGAAAGTTGAAGACGTCGCTTTGGTTTTGTTACTTCCATTATTCTTTGTATTCACAGGACTTAGAACACAAATCGGATTATTGAACGACCCCCATCTCTGGAAAATCGGTGGATTGATTATCTTAACTGCCGTTATCGGAAAATTTGTAGGAAGCGCATTGACTGCTAAATTTTTAAGATTAAATTGGAAAGACAGTCTCACCATCGGTGCTTTGATGAATACAAGAGGTTTGACTGAACTGATTGTTCTTAATATCGGTTATGACTTAGGTGTTTTAGGTCCTGAATTATTTGCGATGCTTGTGATAATGGCGCTTTTCACAACCTTTATGACCGGACCGAGTTTGGATATTATTAATTATTTCTTCAAAGGAAAAAAATCAAGTCTGGAAGAAGACTACAATGAGAATGATGAAAAATATAAAGTTCTTTTATCATTCGAAACGCCGGAATCTGGAAGTACATTGTTGAAATTAGCTGATAATTTCACGCATAAAATGAACGGCAACAAAAGCGTAACTGCCATGAACATTGCTCCTCTTGATGAATTGCACGCTTTTGACATCGAGGATTATGAAAAAGAACTATTTGAAGATGTGATTGATACATCTCAAGCTTTAAAACTGGAAGTAACGACACTTTTCAAAGCTTCCACAGATACACAAAGTGATTTAGTTAATATTACTAACAAAGGTAATTATGATTTGCTTTTGATAATGTTAGGAAAATCCATTTACGAAGGTACTTTGCTTGGAAAACTGCTTGGTTTCACAACCAAAATCATCAATCCAAGTAAATTACTCAATACGGTTACTGGAAAATCATATATTTTCAACAACTCCCCTTTCGACGATTTTACATTAAGTATTATCGATAAAACCAATATTCCTGTTGGGATAATGGTTGACAAAAACTTTGAAAGTGCAGACAGAATCTTTATCCCAATTTTTGATTTGAGCGATTTTTATCTGGTTGAATATGCTAAACGATTAATCAATAACAACGACTCTCAGGTCATTATTTTGGACGCAGCAGGACAAATCCGTAAGAATACAGAAATCCGTGAATTGATAAGAAATATCGAACATATCGCGCCGAATCACATTACGCTTTACAATGAAAAAACAATCGAAAAAGAATTCCTAGAATCTCAGGATTTGATGTTGATCAGCAGCAAAAGCTGGAAAAATCTGATTGATACAAAAAGTCTTTGGTTATCAGACATTCCATCCACTTTAATTGTTTCGAATCCATAA
- a CDS encoding LytR/AlgR family response regulator transcription factor, translating into MIKCVILDDELLAISYLKLLCDQIEGIEVVKAFNNPKIFLQEINDIDCDVCILDIEMPGTNGLQVAELIKGKKIIFTTAYKEYAAEAFDLDVVDYVRKPIKKERLQQAFEKAEKLLGEQKKNQFFEWNTNLGKTRIFVNDVVFIKTSDIDSRDKDLMLKNNSEITLKNLSFKNLSELLPEKSFVQINKKEMVNIQHIQVFSSSEIILDVVSSDGIPLKLSVSDIFKNQISEKLSR; encoded by the coding sequence ATGATAAAATGCGTTATTCTGGACGATGAATTATTGGCAATCAGCTACCTAAAACTTCTCTGCGACCAGATTGAAGGTATAGAAGTTGTGAAAGCTTTCAACAATCCGAAAATATTTTTGCAAGAAATCAATGATATCGATTGTGATGTTTGTATTCTGGACATCGAAATGCCTGGAACAAACGGACTTCAAGTTGCGGAATTAATCAAAGGCAAAAAAATCATTTTCACAACGGCTTACAAAGAATATGCAGCAGAAGCTTTTGACCTTGACGTGGTAGATTATGTCCGGAAACCTATCAAAAAAGAACGTCTTCAGCAAGCTTTTGAAAAGGCAGAAAAATTGCTTGGCGAGCAGAAAAAAAATCAGTTTTTTGAGTGGAATACCAATCTCGGAAAAACCCGAATTTTTGTCAATGATGTAGTTTTTATCAAAACTTCTGATATAGATAGCCGCGACAAAGATTTAATGCTGAAAAATAATTCTGAAATTACTCTTAAAAACCTGAGCTTCAAAAACTTATCTGAATTATTACCTGAAAAATCGTTTGTTCAAATCAATAAAAAGGAAATGGTTAATATTCAGCATATTCAGGTTTTTTCCTCTTCAGAAATCATTCTGGATGTGGTTTCATCAGACGGAATTCCCTTAAAATTAAGTGTCAGCGATATTTTCAAAAATCAGATTTCTGAAAAATTGTCTAGATAA
- a CDS encoding histidine kinase → MSGKNLLLPDYFLFGGIFVIFFLLVLTFFLYGKYKSSKTKNKILEDNYKAIESKLDNVRLEHIETKLNPHLFKNILNSVQSHAYQTYISLDKLASILDYILYESSNKFVSPKEELDFAMNLIEINKIKINPLFDFRIKTKINKEDSIYLEKVFAPLISVDLIENAFKHTDFLAEDSFIAVNLILDAGKFEMKVSNKISEKTPLKKENSGFGSKSFDQRLKLIYKDHYKLNKSITNGNYVAHLTINLSEFYDKMRYSGR, encoded by the coding sequence ATGTCTGGCAAAAATCTCTTACTTCCGGATTATTTCTTGTTTGGTGGGATTTTCGTCATCTTTTTTTTGCTGGTTTTAACTTTCTTCCTTTATGGGAAATACAAATCGTCAAAAACAAAAAATAAAATTTTAGAAGACAATTACAAAGCGATTGAAAGCAAACTCGACAATGTACGCTTAGAACATATCGAGACCAAACTCAATCCGCATCTTTTCAAAAATATTCTCAATTCGGTTCAGTCACACGCTTATCAGACTTATATTTCGTTGGATAAATTGGCTAGTATTCTGGATTATATTCTTTATGAAAGCAGCAACAAATTCGTGAGTCCAAAAGAGGAGTTGGATTTTGCAATGAACCTTATCGAAATCAATAAAATCAAAATCAATCCTTTGTTCGATTTTAGAATCAAAACGAAAATTAATAAAGAAGATTCTATATATCTGGAGAAAGTTTTTGCCCCATTGATTTCTGTTGATTTGATTGAAAATGCTTTTAAACACACCGATTTTTTGGCTGAGGATTCTTTTATTGCCGTGAATTTAATTTTAGATGCCGGAAAATTTGAGATGAAAGTCTCCAACAAAATCTCTGAAAAAACCCCATTAAAAAAGGAAAATAGCGGATTCGGAAGCAAATCTTTTGACCAAAGATTGAAACTGATTTACAAAGACCATTACAAGCTGAACAAAAGTATCACCAACGGAAATTACGTTGCCCATTTAACCATTAATCTTTCAGAATTTTATGATAAAATGCGTTATTCTGGACGATGA
- a CDS encoding alanine dehydrogenase, with protein MSSTSTIFTPFTEEELIPKEEKLEVVKKGKTFSIGIPKETCLNEKRTCIIPDAVQILVNNGHKVIIESGAGEGSHFSDILYSEAGAEITNDPKVAFSQDLVLKINPPTEEEIDYLRPMTYLISALQINLRDKDYFLKLACKKVNAIAFEFIMDEYKQLSLVRLIGEIAGSVSILYASELLAMSNGLMLGGITGVRPTEVVILGAGIVGEFATKAAIGLGASVKVFDNSLSKLRRLHTLVDSRVPTSVIDPKELTKSLRRADVVIGALPRLNLPPIVTEDMVMKMKKGSVIIDITIDNGKVIETSELTTTEKPFIVKHDVIHCGLPNLTSRMPRTTTKAVSNFFLSYLLGYDEEGGFENMLIHKNEIKQSLYMYKGRHTKQLICNKFDLPYHDINLLIF; from the coding sequence ATGAGCAGTACATCAACCATATTTACGCCTTTTACAGAAGAAGAACTGATTCCTAAAGAGGAAAAACTAGAAGTTGTAAAAAAAGGAAAAACCTTCAGCATTGGGATTCCAAAAGAAACTTGTCTGAATGAAAAAAGAACGTGCATCATTCCGGATGCAGTTCAGATTTTGGTAAATAATGGACACAAAGTCATCATAGAAAGTGGCGCCGGAGAAGGTTCTCACTTTTCTGATATTTTATACTCCGAAGCTGGTGCAGAGATTACAAATGACCCCAAAGTCGCTTTTTCTCAAGACTTGGTTTTGAAAATAAATCCACCAACCGAAGAGGAAATCGATTACTTGAGACCGATGACTTATTTAATTTCGGCTTTACAAATCAATCTTCGAGACAAAGATTATTTCCTGAAATTAGCTTGCAAAAAAGTCAATGCCATCGCTTTCGAATTCATAATGGATGAGTACAAACAATTGTCATTGGTAAGATTAATTGGTGAAATTGCAGGAAGTGTTTCCATCCTTTACGCCTCAGAATTATTGGCAATGTCCAATGGATTGATGCTTGGCGGAATCACTGGTGTTCGTCCTACGGAAGTTGTGATTTTAGGCGCTGGAATTGTGGGTGAATTTGCTACAAAAGCAGCGATTGGACTTGGAGCGAGTGTCAAAGTTTTTGATAATTCATTATCGAAGCTTCGAAGACTTCATACTTTGGTTGATAGCCGCGTTCCAACATCTGTCATCGACCCGAAAGAATTAACAAAATCACTTAGAAGAGCTGATGTTGTTATCGGTGCTTTACCAAGATTGAATCTTCCCCCGATCGTTACCGAAGATATGGTAATGAAAATGAAAAAAGGAAGTGTCATCATCGATATCACAATCGATAATGGAAAAGTGATTGAAACTTCGGAGCTGACAACAACAGAAAAACCATTCATTGTAAAACACGACGTTATCCACTGTGGTTTACCGAATTTGACTTCAAGAATGCCGAGAACGACAACGAAAGCTGTGAGCAATTTCTTCCTAAGTTATCTGTTAGGTTATGACGAAGAAGGCGGTTTCGAAAATATGTTGATTCATAAAAACGAAATCAAACAATCTCTTTATATGTACAAAGGGAGACATACGAAACAATTGATTTGTAACAAGTTCGACCTTCCTTATCACGATATCAATCTTTTGATTTTCTAA
- the tsaE gene encoding tRNA (adenosine(37)-N6)-threonylcarbamoyltransferase complex ATPase subunit type 1 TsaE has protein sequence MQFTIHQLEEWKDIVNQIIPNLEHNILLLKGNLGAGKTTFSQFLLKELGSSDEISSPTYSIVNEYDTPKGKVFHFDLYRLKSVEEAYDFGIEEYLDNGFLSIIEWPEIYMDELEGYDFHKMTITNTESGREIEFN, from the coding sequence ATGCAATTTACAATTCATCAGCTTGAAGAATGGAAAGATATTGTTAATCAAATCATTCCAAATCTTGAACATAATATTCTTCTTCTCAAAGGCAATCTGGGCGCAGGAAAAACCACTTTTTCCCAGTTTTTGCTTAAAGAATTGGGAAGCTCAGACGAAATTTCTTCTCCAACCTACTCTATTGTGAATGAATACGATACACCAAAAGGAAAAGTTTTTCATTTTGATTTGTACCGATTAAAATCTGTGGAAGAAGCTTATGATTTCGGGATTGAGGAATATCTTGACAATGGATTTTTGTCAATTATAGAATGGCCGGAAATCTATATGGACGAGCTTGAAGGTTACGATTTTCACAAAATGACCATCACCAATACAGAATCCGGAAGAGAAATCGAGTTTAATTAA
- the dnaG gene encoding DNA primase: protein MITKETIDKIFSTIRVEEIIGEYVQLKRAGSNFKGLSPFHEEKSPSFVVSPSKQIWKDFSTGKGGTAISFLMEVENFTYPEALRHAAKKYGIEIEENIREYSEEEKQSQTERDLLYKIHEVANDFFQDQLWESEEGKMIAYSYFKERELRDDIIRKFQLGYSPEKKNAFTEFALGKAYSKDILEKSGLSIFPENTPSGIDRFRDRVVFPIHSFSGRVLGFGARILKNNVKTAKYLNSPETEIYHKSNVLYGLNQSKQSISRKNLCLLVEGYMDVVSLHQSGIENVVASSGTSLTTEQIKLIKRLTENVTILFDGDKAGIKASFRSIDMLLSEGMNIRVLLFPDGDDPDSFARKHPQEYVENFIEKEAKDFIDFKAEILLKDAGNDPIRKAESIRDIVKSVAFVQNALKREVYLKEVSTKFGLSEQSLFNELQIQTNVTQQQESKPKFEEKKAAPKLEIVQENTFSVNPLLLQEEKLVDLMLKYGDFVLDRKDADGNAYKITVIEEILNHLEEDECEIQLDIHKTIISEIKEGILQNEIRSGNFFFNMMDEEISGKLANALIENYHTSNWNKFNIYFSSEEEVVPKLVSDIVLRHKREYVVKLINDLKNTTDNEQDNTHIYQNIILLTQLKNKLDSELFRIL, encoded by the coding sequence GTGATTACGAAAGAGACGATTGATAAAATATTTTCTACCATCCGTGTAGAAGAGATTATTGGTGAATATGTTCAGTTGAAAAGGGCAGGCTCTAACTTCAAAGGTTTGAGTCCTTTTCATGAGGAAAAATCACCAAGTTTTGTGGTTTCTCCAAGTAAACAGATCTGGAAAGATTTCTCGACAGGAAAGGGAGGAACGGCTATTTCTTTCTTAATGGAAGTCGAGAATTTCACTTATCCCGAAGCACTTCGCCATGCGGCGAAAAAATATGGGATAGAGATAGAGGAAAATATCCGAGAATATTCTGAAGAGGAAAAACAATCACAAACCGAGCGTGATTTGCTTTACAAAATCCACGAGGTTGCGAATGATTTTTTCCAAGATCAGCTTTGGGAATCGGAGGAAGGCAAAATGATTGCTTATTCTTATTTCAAAGAAAGAGAACTTCGGGATGATATTATCAGGAAATTCCAATTGGGATATTCGCCTGAAAAGAAAAATGCGTTTACAGAGTTCGCTCTTGGAAAAGCTTATTCCAAAGATATTCTTGAAAAATCAGGGTTGTCCATATTTCCGGAAAATACACCCTCAGGAATTGATAGATTCCGTGATAGAGTAGTCTTTCCGATTCATAGCTTTTCGGGAAGAGTTTTGGGTTTTGGTGCGAGGATTCTCAAGAACAATGTCAAAACTGCGAAATACCTCAACTCTCCGGAAACCGAGATCTATCATAAGTCCAACGTTCTGTATGGCTTAAATCAAAGCAAACAATCTATTTCCAGAAAGAATCTCTGTCTTTTGGTAGAAGGTTATATGGATGTTGTGTCGCTTCATCAGTCTGGGATTGAAAATGTTGTGGCGAGTTCTGGAACATCTTTGACAACGGAACAAATCAAACTCATCAAAAGATTAACGGAAAATGTAACGATTCTTTTCGATGGCGATAAAGCAGGAATCAAAGCCAGTTTCCGAAGTATCGATATGTTACTTTCCGAAGGGATGAACATTCGTGTTCTTCTCTTTCCAGATGGCGATGACCCAGATTCTTTTGCGAGAAAACATCCGCAGGAATATGTAGAGAATTTCATTGAGAAAGAAGCCAAAGATTTCATCGATTTCAAAGCTGAGATTCTTTTGAAAGATGCAGGCAACGACCCCATCAGAAAAGCAGAATCAATCCGTGATATTGTAAAATCGGTTGCCTTTGTGCAGAATGCTCTGAAACGTGAGGTTTATTTGAAAGAAGTTTCGACTAAATTTGGATTGAGTGAGCAAAGTTTGTTTAATGAACTTCAGATTCAAACCAATGTCACACAACAGCAGGAATCAAAACCTAAGTTTGAAGAGAAAAAGGCTGCTCCAAAATTAGAAATTGTTCAGGAAAATACTTTTTCTGTCAACCCATTGTTGCTTCAGGAAGAAAAGTTGGTTGATTTGATGTTGAAATACGGCGATTTTGTCTTAGACAGAAAAGATGCTGATGGAAACGCTTACAAAATCACAGTCATAGAAGAAATTCTGAATCATTTGGAAGAAGATGAATGCGAGATTCAGCTGGATATTCATAAAACCATTATTTCTGAAATTAAAGAAGGAATTCTGCAAAACGAAATAAGATCGGGTAATTTTTTCTTCAATATGATGGATGAGGAAATCTCTGGTAAACTAGCGAATGCGCTGATAGAAAATTATCATACAAGTAATTGGAACAAGTTCAATATCTATTTTAGTTCAGAAGAGGAAGTTGTTCCGAAGCTTGTTTCAGATATTGTTTTAAGACATAAAAGAGAATATGTTGTTAAGTTAATCAATGACCTGAAGAATACAACAGATAATGAGCAAGATAACACGCATATTTATCAAAATATCATTCTCTTGACTCAACTCAAAAACAAATTAGACAGCGAATTATTTCGTATTTTGTGA
- the clpP gene encoding ATP-dependent Clp endopeptidase proteolytic subunit ClpP has product MDIKKEFRDFSVKHMGNNGLVTDQYMGMFNPTNLTPYIMEERRMNVAQMDVFSRLMMDRIIFLGTGIDDQVANIITAQLLFLESSDSAKDIQIYINSPGGSVYAGLGIYDTMQIIKPDVATICTGIAASMGAVLLVAGEKGKRSALKHSRVMIHQPSGGAQGVASDMEINLREMLKLKKELYDIISNHSGQTYEWVEKASDRDYWMTSTEAKEFGMVDEVLERKK; this is encoded by the coding sequence ATGGACATTAAAAAAGAATTCAGAGATTTCTCGGTAAAACATATGGGAAATAACGGTCTTGTTACAGACCAATATATGGGAATGTTCAATCCGACCAATCTTACGCCTTACATTATGGAGGAAAGAAGAATGAACGTTGCACAGATGGACGTTTTTTCTAGATTGATGATGGACAGAATCATTTTCCTCGGAACAGGAATCGACGATCAGGTTGCGAATATCATTACAGCGCAGTTATTGTTCTTAGAGAGTTCAGACTCTGCAAAAGATATTCAGATCTACATCAACTCTCCAGGAGGAAGTGTTTACGCAGGATTGGGAATTTATGACACAATGCAAATCATCAAACCGGATGTAGCAACAATCTGTACCGGAATTGCGGCTTCTATGGGCGCGGTTCTTTTGGTAGCGGGCGAAAAAGGAAAACGTTCTGCTTTGAAGCATTCTCGAGTGATGATTCACCAGCCTTCTGGTGGTGCACAAGGTGTAGCATCTGATATGGAAATCAACCTAAGAGAGATGTTGAAGTTGAAAAAAGAATTGTACGACATTATTTCAAACCACTCTGGCCAAACTTACGAGTGGGTAGAAAAAGCATCTGACAGAGATTACTGGATGACCTCTACCGAAGCCAAAGAATTCGGAATGGTAGACGAAGTTCTTGAAAGAAAAAAATAA